The sequence CTGCGTAACAGGCGGCAATATCACCAGGGCGGCGCGGTGCAATCAGGTACGCAATCGACTTACCACAGGCCTTTTCGAAGGCTTTAACCATATCGAGCACGCTGTAACCTTGGCCTGTACCTAGATTGTAGGTGACAAGCCCTGGTTTGGTAGCAAGCTTTTCGAGCGCTTTAAGGTGGCCAATGGCCAAATCTACTACATGGATATAGTCGCGCACACCCGTGCCATCGTGGGTTGGGTAATCATTACCAAACACACTGAGGGCCTCGCGTTTACCAACGGCAACCTGCGCGATAAACGGCATCAGGTTATTGGGAATATCGTTAGGATCTTCGCCAATCAACCCACTGGCATGGGCGCCAACTGGGTTGAAGTAGCGTAAACGGGCGATATTCCAACTTGGGTCACTATGGTGTAAATCTGCCAGTATATGCTCCACCATCAATTTAGATTGACCGTAAGGGTTGGTTGCGCCCGTAGGAAAATCTTCAGTGATAGGAAGACTTGCAGGATCGCCATATACCGTTGCAGAAGAACTAAATACGAGATTTTTTACCTTAAACTCCGCCATCACTTGGCAAAGTATTAAGGTGCCAGTCACGTTATTCTCATAATACTTGAGTGGCTTAGCAACAGATTCGCCT comes from Shewanella oneidensis MR-1 and encodes:
- the galE gene encoding UDP-glucose 4-epimerase GalE encodes the protein MTILVTGGAGYIGTHTVVELLNAGSEVIVLDNLSNSSIEALDRVERITGKSVTFYQGDILNKALLQKVFSDHSIDAVIHFAGLKAVGESVAKPLKYYENNVTGTLILCQVMAEFKVKNLVFSSSATVYGDPASLPITEDFPTGATNPYGQSKLMVEHILADLHHSDPSWNIARLRYFNPVGAHASGLIGEDPNDIPNNLMPFIAQVAVGKREALSVFGNDYPTHDGTGVRDYIHVVDLAIGHLKALEKLATKPGLVTYNLGTGQGYSVLDMVKAFEKACGKSIAYLIAPRRPGDIAACYADPDHAKTDLDWQATHSLEDMANSSWHWQSTNPNGYKG